A portion of the Chitinophagales bacterium genome contains these proteins:
- a CDS encoding phosphoribosyltransferase gives MNRSLILTADDIDKKTERIGYEILENNDDEHEIILAGIRQKGFVFAQKLESKLRMFSKISIILTDIQLEKHRPSGSQILMGIDPSTANNKVVIVCDDVANTGKTLLYAMKPFLDFAPKKIQVAVLIDRKHKVYPVCADYVGLCLSTNMQEHITVEIGSGLTEAVYLS, from the coding sequence ATAAACAGATCATTAATTCTTACCGCTGACGATATAGATAAAAAAACAGAACGTATAGGATATGAAATACTGGAGAACAACGACGATGAGCACGAGATCATTTTGGCCGGCATCAGGCAAAAAGGATTTGTATTTGCCCAAAAGCTGGAATCAAAGCTTCGCATGTTTAGCAAGATTTCCATTATTTTGACAGATATACAACTGGAAAAACACAGACCGTCAGGTTCTCAGATACTGATGGGTATTGATCCTTCCACAGCTAACAATAAAGTTGTTATCGTGTGTGATGACGTCGCAAACACCGGAAAGACTTTATTATATGCCATGAAACCTTTCCTTGATTTTGCTCCGAAAAAAATACAGGTAGCTGTTCTCATTGACCGCAAGCATAAGGTCTATCCGGTTTGCGCGGATTACGTAGGGCTTTGCCTTTCAACCAATATGCAGGAACACATAACGGTTGAAATTGGCTCCGGACTTACCGAAGCCGTTTACCTGAGCTAA
- a CDS encoding (Fe-S)-binding protein codes for MPIAQVVFIICFIIAISVFTINVRKIIRNIHLGRDVLIEGSKKKRWNILFRVALGQSKMMAKPVVGFFHLIIYAGFIIVNIEVLEIIIDGIFGTHRILSKVLPIPFYNFLIGSFEILAFGVLIACIVFLARRNIVKVPRLTSSDLDGWPRRDGNNILIMEILLMIAFLSLNATDHLLQIRAAESFTKAGAFPVSDVFFSPIYSSLSISGLQTVERSAWWFHIIGIFFFLNYLVISKHFHIIISFPNVFYSNLFPQGKFNNLASVTREVKLMLDPSTEPPATELSSERFGAKDIFDLNWKQLMDAYSCTECGRCTAACPASITGKKLSPRLIMMKTRDRMEEVGKNIDKHGSDYNDSKTLLGNYITEEELWACTTCNACVQECPVNISPLSIIMDLRRSLVMEESKVPNELTMMNSNIENNGAPWQFSQADRFNWADGLEISTMNDVASKGEKIEVLFWVGCAGSFDERNKNVTRSFAKILKQAGIKFAVLGTEETCNGDPAKRAGNEFLFQMQAMSNISTLNTYGVEKIVTACPHCFNTIKNEYPGLGGSYEVLHHSSFLQQLILDGKIKVQTEESRSVETITYHDSCYIGRGNGIYEAPRQVLESLKADLKEMKRCGSKGLCCGAGGAQVFKEEEPGKKRVNAERAEEAIATGAKTVAVACPFCMTMLDDGLKHAGGENAPKLKDISELIAEAQGL; via the coding sequence ATGCCTATAGCCCAAGTCGTCTTTATTATCTGCTTTATTATTGCTATTTCAGTTTTCACCATTAATGTGCGAAAGATAATTCGCAACATCCATCTTGGAAGGGATGTGCTGATTGAGGGAAGTAAAAAGAAAAGATGGAATATCCTGTTTCGTGTAGCGCTTGGTCAATCGAAAATGATGGCAAAGCCTGTGGTTGGATTTTTTCACCTGATAATTTATGCAGGTTTTATCATTGTTAATATTGAAGTGCTTGAAATAATAATTGATGGAATTTTCGGGACGCATCGGATCTTATCAAAGGTTTTACCCATACCATTTTATAATTTTCTTATTGGGAGCTTTGAGATTCTGGCATTCGGGGTGTTGATAGCCTGTATAGTTTTTTTAGCCAGAAGGAATATTGTTAAGGTTCCCCGGCTTACCTCCAGTGATCTTGACGGCTGGCCTCGCCGTGATGGGAACAATATTCTGATTATGGAAATTCTGCTGATGATAGCTTTTTTGTCTTTAAATGCTACTGATCACCTTTTACAAATCAGAGCTGCAGAATCCTTTACAAAGGCTGGCGCTTTTCCCGTTAGTGATGTTTTCTTCTCGCCTATATATTCCTCATTATCTATTTCGGGTTTGCAAACCGTTGAGAGGTCTGCGTGGTGGTTCCATATAATCGGAATATTTTTCTTCTTGAATTACCTGGTTATTTCAAAGCATTTTCATATTATCATTTCCTTCCCGAATGTCTTTTACTCAAATCTTTTTCCTCAGGGAAAATTTAACAACCTGGCTTCCGTAACCCGTGAAGTAAAATTAATGCTTGACCCTTCCACAGAGCCGCCTGCTACAGAACTATCTTCGGAGCGGTTCGGAGCAAAAGATATTTTTGATCTGAACTGGAAGCAGTTGATGGATGCCTATTCCTGCACCGAATGCGGACGATGTACTGCAGCATGTCCTGCCAGTATTACCGGTAAAAAACTATCTCCCCGCCTTATCATGATGAAAACCCGGGACCGCATGGAAGAGGTGGGAAAAAATATTGATAAACATGGAAGCGATTATAACGATAGTAAAACATTATTAGGCAATTATATTACTGAAGAAGAGCTGTGGGCCTGCACCACCTGTAATGCCTGTGTGCAGGAATGTCCTGTAAATATTTCACCCTTAAGTATCATAATGGATTTACGGCGAAGCCTGGTGATGGAAGAATCTAAAGTGCCAAATGAGCTGACAATGATGAACTCAAACATCGAAAATAATGGTGCACCATGGCAGTTTTCGCAAGCCGATCGATTTAATTGGGCAGATGGCCTGGAGATCAGTACCATGAACGACGTTGCTTCAAAAGGTGAAAAAATTGAAGTGCTGTTTTGGGTAGGCTGTGCAGGCTCTTTTGATGAGCGAAATAAAAATGTAACACGCTCATTTGCTAAAATTTTAAAGCAGGCAGGTATTAAGTTCGCTGTATTGGGAACTGAAGAAACCTGCAATGGTGACCCTGCAAAACGCGCAGGCAACGAATTTTTATTTCAGATGCAAGCCATGTCGAATATCAGTACCTTAAATACTTACGGAGTGGAAAAAATTGTAACAGCTTGCCCGCATTGCTTCAATACTATAAAAAATGAATACCCCGGCCTTGGCGGAAGTTATGAAGTACTGCATCACTCTTCTTTCCTTCAGCAGTTGATTCTGGATGGAAAAATAAAAGTGCAGACTGAAGAAAGCCGAAGCGTCGAAACCATTACCTATCACGATTCCTGCTACATAGGAAGGGGAAATGGAATTTATGAGGCGCCCCGGCAGGTGCTTGAATCCCTTAAAGCTGACTTAAAAGAGATGAAACGGTGTGGCTCAAAAGGATTGTGTTGCGGAGCAGGGGGAGCACAGGTGTTCAAAGAAGAAGAACCAGGAAAAAAACGCGTAAACGCAGAAAGAGCTGAAGAAGCAATTGCAACAGGTGCGAAAACTGTGGCAGTTGCCTGTCCGTTTTGTATGACCATGCTTGATGATGGATTAAAGCATGCAGGTGGTGAAAATGCACCTAAATTAAAAGACATTTCAGAGCTGATAGCAGAAGCTCAGGGATTATAG
- a CDS encoding S8 family serine peptidase encodes MKRIINYVFIYTLILPMSVRSQHTASMNTGLRRALSQPVNSGRMVSLIVKSNNPALEEITKESGGIYKFTIGNLSSISLPLNKINSFVKQRDIISIEGLYGSGKLFDEMTLVNANVNPVHQGLFPLAQPYDGKGVVIAVLDDGIDIHHPDFQNADGTTRIKFLWDQTSITGGNIPQPYNYGQEWDSDAINSGSCTHVEPYYEYGHGSNVSGIAASNGLAVNNFYGVAPASDLLVVAVDMGENFLNNVVDATKYAFDKAAELHEPCVINASIGTYFGSHDGLDLAALLIDSLIASQSGRTFVCAAGNAGNIPFHLGYQIQTDSAFTWFKYAPNIPGVFFEWWINKSEADSFNFAIGADNTNPFFFEGRTKYYNLKNDFDLPSGAPSLMDTLWNAGLETGIISINVQAFDSTYSCDVFITSANTSDLWRFITNGSGKFDLWSGLTTTGTSDIIYSDLPDSVSFPDISRYKVPDTQETIVSSFSCSDKVITVGNFTNRNQYIDVNGNLQIFTSDTTGQLAISSSFGPSRDGRIKPDITAPGNRTLTSGNLLTLQNLLLYQPFKVALGGLHNSNGGTSMASPVVAGIAVLYLEKKPAANWKEVKDAILFSATKDQYTGPDLPDNHWGYGKADAFAAMTNIISYGCTDPASTNYNSDATVDNGSCIYLSEILTQHKNFSFSCFPNPFHSFTNFSYDLDQNSNCKILITDISGYIYNVIKLHERKGTVSFENPLQPGIYLYLLQTGVRILSTGKMVVF; translated from the coding sequence ATGAAGAGAATAATAAATTACGTTTTTATTTATACCCTCATTTTACCAATGTCTGTTCGAAGCCAGCACACGGCATCGATGAATACAGGCCTCAGAAGAGCACTGAGTCAACCCGTGAATTCGGGAAGAATGGTTTCTTTAATTGTAAAAAGCAACAACCCGGCCCTTGAAGAAATAACCAAAGAATCAGGAGGTATTTATAAGTTTACAATAGGTAATCTTAGCTCAATATCTCTTCCACTCAATAAGATAAATAGTTTTGTAAAACAAAGGGATATTATAAGCATTGAAGGATTATACGGCAGCGGGAAACTTTTTGATGAAATGACTTTGGTAAATGCGAATGTAAATCCCGTACATCAGGGGCTGTTTCCATTAGCCCAACCTTACGATGGAAAAGGAGTGGTAATTGCGGTGCTGGATGATGGAATTGATATCCATCATCCTGATTTTCAGAATGCCGATGGCACTACCAGAATAAAATTTTTATGGGATCAGACTTCAATAACGGGTGGAAATATACCTCAGCCCTATAATTATGGCCAGGAGTGGGATTCTGACGCAATTAATTCGGGAAGCTGCACACATGTGGAACCGTATTATGAGTATGGTCACGGATCAAATGTATCGGGAATAGCAGCAAGTAATGGTTTGGCTGTAAATAATTTTTACGGAGTTGCTCCTGCTTCAGATCTGCTTGTGGTTGCAGTGGATATGGGTGAAAACTTCCTGAATAATGTTGTAGACGCAACGAAATACGCTTTTGATAAAGCAGCCGAATTGCATGAACCGTGCGTTATTAATGCGAGCATCGGCACCTATTTTGGTTCGCATGATGGGCTAGACCTTGCAGCACTGTTAATTGATAGCTTAATTGCTTCCCAAAGTGGAAGGACCTTTGTTTGTGCTGCAGGTAATGCAGGTAATATTCCTTTTCATCTGGGATATCAAATACAAACAGATTCCGCTTTTACGTGGTTCAAATATGCTCCTAATATTCCGGGAGTTTTCTTTGAGTGGTGGATCAATAAATCAGAGGCAGACTCCTTTAATTTTGCTATTGGCGCAGATAATACAAATCCATTTTTCTTTGAGGGCAGAACGAAATACTATAACCTCAAAAACGATTTTGATTTACCTTCAGGAGCGCCCAGCTTAATGGATACACTTTGGAATGCGGGGTTGGAAACCGGAATAATATCCATAAATGTTCAGGCATTTGACAGCACATATTCATGCGATGTTTTTATAACTTCTGCAAATACTTCTGATCTTTGGCGGTTCATCACAAATGGAAGCGGGAAGTTTGATTTATGGAGCGGCCTTACCACCACGGGAACATCTGATATTATATATTCTGATTTGCCGGATTCGGTTTCATTCCCAGATATTTCTCGATATAAAGTACCGGATACTCAGGAAACTATTGTAAGCAGCTTCAGCTGTTCTGATAAAGTAATAACGGTGGGTAACTTTACAAATCGTAATCAATACATTGATGTTAATGGAAATCTTCAAATTTTTACCTCGGATACTACCGGGCAATTAGCCATTTCATCAAGCTTTGGACCTTCCCGGGATGGAAGAATAAAACCCGATATTACAGCACCCGGTAACCGCACACTTACTAGCGGCAATTTGCTGACCCTTCAGAATCTTTTATTATACCAGCCTTTTAAAGTTGCCCTGGGTGGATTACATAATTCCAATGGGGGCACTTCTATGGCTTCGCCGGTAGTTGCAGGGATTGCAGTATTATATTTAGAAAAAAAACCTGCGGCAAATTGGAAAGAAGTGAAAGATGCAATTTTATTTTCTGCAACAAAGGACCAGTATACAGGACCGGATTTACCAGATAACCATTGGGGTTATGGCAAAGCAGATGCTTTTGCAGCTATGACCAATATAATAAGCTACGGATGTACGGATCCCGCCTCTACTAACTATAATTCGGATGCTACTGTGGATAATGGCTCGTGTATTTATCTTTCAGAAATCCTTACTCAGCACAAAAATTTTTCCTTTTCCTGCTTTCCGAACCCCTTTCACTCTTTTACAAACTTTTCCTATGACCTGGATCAAAATTCGAATTGTAAAATTTTGATTACTGATATTTCAGGTTATATCTATAACGTTATAAAATTACATGAACGAAAAGGTACGGTAAGCTTTGAGAACCCTCTTCAACCAGGTATCTATCTTTACCTGTTGCAAACAGGTGTCAGGATATTAAGTACCGGGAAAATGGTTGTTTTTTAA